TTTTCAGAAGAAATGTAATGCAGAAGTCGAACGGTTAAAAGCCACTATCTTTAAAGATCAGATAGAGGGAGCCAGGAAAGCATATTCCGAACTACCTGATGGTGAGACATACGGTACTGGAACGCTACCCCTGAATGAGCGGATATATGTTTTTATCTCTTCGTCAATGCCTGAACAGACCTTAAAGAACTATGTCCATGCCTTGGACAGGCTTCGTGATTCGAATATTGAAATGGTCATGAGGGGTTTTGTGGGGGGGATAAAGAAGATTGCGCCGACTCAAAAGTTTATACAGAAAATTGTTTTAAAGCCAGACGGGTCAGTCTATTCCGTTTCCATTATTATTGATCCGATACTTTTCAGTAAATACGGGATTAACAGAGTGCCTTGTGTTGTCTATGACAGGAGTGTTGCAGCCGATATTCACGCTGATGCTGATTCCGATAATTACTATGTCTTGTTCGGGGATGCGTCTTTGGAATACGCGATTGAGCGTATCCAGGAAGAGAGTCAGAGCGAGACCCTGAATGCGGTTATTGCCTCGCTTCGGGGGGGCATCTATAAGTAGCATCAGTCTTATAAATCGGAGAGATTAAATTAATGAGCCTTATCTTTTGTTACGTATATAATAAAGTTATGTTGAATTTTAGATTTGACAATAATGATCAAGGTATAAAATGGCTATCCTAAATCTTTGGTTTGATAGAATTGATCAAGGATAGTAATTGTCTTGGATTTTTGAACTGGCATTTCAAACACAAGATATTATGATTTGATTTATTTTGTGATAGATGGTTGCGGATTGAAGTTAAACTCGTAAATTCTGTCCGCTTCCCTTTGCCAGTCACCGGCCTGTCCCCATTGAACCAGCTTGTCATTAATAAAGTATAGCCAGTAATCTCGCCGTTCTCCTTTGAAGGTAGCCGCACCAATACCAAACGTAATGCAAGTAAAGGCGCTCTTGCCGATTATCTGACCGGGACTATCTGAAGAGGGCAACGCCAGTTTATATTCCCAAACTTCCACGACCTGGCTAAACTTGTTCTTAATCGCGCCGCGGACAACAGTTGGCTCATCCAATCTCGCAACCACTTCTTCTTTTGTCATACCAATAGAAACCTTCTTCAAGTGTTTCGCGCTGGTCACACAGCCGAAGATAAACAAACACGTAAGTAAAAATAATATAAGCCTTTTTCTTGAAACTGATCTCATAAAGTCCTCCTCTACGGTTTTCCGGGCAACACTATTACTTTTTTTCTCCCCTTCATTTTGTATTGAACCAGCCCGCAATATTCGAGGATTGAGCAGACATAATTTCCCCGAGCGAGTTGGGAACCCGTTGCATTGCGAATCAACTCGTCTGCACTTCCCTCAAGAGGTTTATTATCTCTCAAAGCGGCGACACGTAACTGAAGAGAAGGATTTTCCTTAAATGCTTCTTCAATTGTGTTAAAGCACTCCCTTTCAAGAGGTATCGTAGATTCCCCGCTAAGAATACGTATAATATCTGCACTGTTCTCGGTTATCTCAAAGGACTTCTTGTTTAAGCCTTTCATGCCTCTTCCTGGGGTGAACAATATATTCCCCCCAGAGACTTTTTCTGAAACTATTTTCCACCAGTACATCTCAGAACCCTCCGTGCCATGTTTAAGTTGAAACGTGTTAAAATTTTGACTCTTGCTTTTCATAATAAAAACTTTATCTCCCTTTTCAAAGCCGGATTTTCTTAGAGCATCGGCAAGACGCATCTTTTGACCTATCGAATCGCGCAGATCAGGACAAATCCAGGGGATACCTTGCCCTGTGATCCGAACACCAGCCTCGTATGTTACACCACCTATCAAGAGATTTATGGCAGCTCTATGGCGGTGTTTTAGTGGTAGTCCATGACCTTGATTCTTACGAATGGTTATTTCCAGTCTGTCCGTATCTGGACAGACTATCCGGCCTGCAATTTTTTCTGTGCGGCTTCCTACAAGCGGTATGCCTGGGTCATTGCGTGTTCCGACAAAAGTCTTACCACCCTTCTTTTGATTCAAATGCTTGTTCCCCCTTTCCCCCTTTTTGCTCTTGCTCCGCTGATACTTCCATATTTCATGGTCAAGCAATCTGGGGGTCAGGCGCGGATACTTTAATTTCAGTTCATCACAAGCTCCGGATAACAGCCACTGAGATTCTCGATCATTGACTTTATTTCTGATTATCGT
This genomic interval from Syntrophales bacterium contains the following:
- the trbC gene encoding type-F conjugative transfer system pilin assembly protein TrbC, with the translated sequence MDAVQKKGLLRILAVLILLTFLFVPTAWTSETRRFYLKMPSPCYEVKKVEGSNVYLESTGKTCMQVAVRREIAIDSSIKKVSIYVDGEFWVEQNVEDFNMNSIRDIKKSANDLFDNLKVPENKHKDMAGKYATQTKQYYESEAFQKKCNAEVERLKATIFKDQIEGARKAYSELPDGETYGTGTLPLNERIYVFISSSMPEQTLKNYVHALDRLRDSNIEMVMRGFVGGIKKIAPTQKFIQKIVLKPDGSVYSVSIIIDPILFSKYGINRVPCVVYDRSVAADIHADADSDNYYVLFGDASLEYAIERIQEESQSETLNAVIASLRGGIYK